In Fusarium oxysporum f. sp. lycopersici 4287 chromosome 11, whole genome shotgun sequence, the following are encoded in one genomic region:
- a CDS encoding acetylornithine deacetylase, which translates to MKLINTILFTAAAATAFNLGSVQLPFSHESVKSSALLELHKSLVERPSITGSEKHVTDFLQTYLQDAGFTIETQSVAKNRDNILAYYNNTRQTKVLVTSHIDTVPPFWPYERRGDEIWGRGTVDAKGSVAAQIIAVQELFDKKQVNDGDVALLFVVGEETGGPGMGNVNDLGLSWESVVFGEPTELKLARGHKGGLGFTIKANGKAGHSGYPETGSNAIDSLVRGLASLQKIELPGSKEFGNTTLNVGRIEGGVAGNVIPASAYATGGVRVAGGTPEGIKDLILQAVEESDPSLVVEFSYGIGPVPTDYDVDGFETIVLNYGTDIPRLKGSHKRYLYGPGSILEAHSAHEHLKVSDLEQAVEGYKKLISHALDQPSEL; encoded by the exons atgaagctcatcaacaccatcctctTCACTGCCGCTGCGGCGACGGCGTTCAACCTGGGAAGTGTCCAGCTTCCGTTCTCTCATGAATCAGTCAAGTCGTCAGCACTTCTTGAGCTACACAAATCACTTGTCGAGCGACCCTCAATCACTGGCTCTGAGAAACACGTCACGGACTTTCTCCAAACATATCTTCAAGATGCGGGTTTCACCATTGAGACTCAGTCAGTCGCCAAGAATCGCGATAACATCTTGGCTTATTACAATAATACGAGACAGACAAAGGTTCTCGTGACTTCTCACATTGATACTGTTCCCCCATTCTGGCCTTATGAGCGACGAGGTGATGAGATCTGGGGGAGAGGGACTGTCGATGCAAAGGGCAGTGTCGCGGCGCAGATCATTGCGGTACAGGAGCTGTTTGATAAGAAGCAAGTGAATGATGGCGATGTAGCGCTGTTGTTCGTTGTGGGTGAAGAGACAGGTGGACCGGGAATGGGCAATGTCAATGATCTAGGTCTATCCTGGGAATCTGTCGTCTTTGGCGAACCAACGGAGCTCAAACTTGCTCGAGGACATAAGGGTGGATTGGGATTTACCATCAAGGCGAACGGAAAGGCTGGCCATTCTGGATACCCTGAGACGGGAAGTAATGCGATTGATAGCCTTGTTCGTGGATTAGCGTCTCTTCAAAAGATTGAGTTACCTGGGAGTAAAGAGTTTGGGAACACTACTCTCAACGTGGGTAGGATTGAAGGAGGTGTTGCTGGAAATGTCATCCCGGCGAGTGCTTATGCTACCGGAGGAGTCAGAGTCGCTGGCGGAACTCCAGAGGGTATTAAAGACTTGATACTTCAAGCGGTTGAGGAGAGTGATCCGAGCCTTGTCGTTGAGTTCTCGTATGGTATTGGACCAGTACCTACAGACTATGATGTTGACG GCTTCGAGACTATAGTTCTGAACTATGGAACAGATATCCCTCGGTTGAAGGGGAGCCATAAAAGATATCTGTACGGACCTGGCTCGATTCTCGAGGCGCACTCTGCGCATGAGCACTTGAAGGTTTCGGATCTGGAGCAGGCTGTTGAAGGATACAAGAAGTTGATATCTCATGCCCTTGATCAACCTTCTGAGCTGTGA
- a CDS encoding MFS transporter, AGZA family, xanthine/uracil permease, with protein MRNHAADLATRFNRSVATSFIGRFFRLQGSSHSKEIDGTTFLKEVRAGATTFAAMTYIIAVNASILSQTGGPCVCDETNRIDCDKIDSYAICKEEVRRDLVTATSAIAGLASLVFGLFTNLPIALAPGMGLNAYFAFQVVGYNGSGSIPYGVALTAVFTEGLIFVFLALTGMRQWLVKLIPSTIKSATGAGIGLFLTEIGLSYGSGIGAITGGFNATPLAIAGCPVDRINPDTQMCEGGIMTSPKLWTAICAGGLLTAYLMAFRVKYAFIIGIAFVSILSWPRDTAVTYFPHTPEGESRFQLFRKVVSINPMKHTLNALDWNVGQHSTQFALALFTFLYVDIIDATATMFSMVRFCGVVDDRDGDFPRSTLAYCCDAISISISALFGCSPVTAFIESGAGIAEGGRTGLTGMTTGFLFLLSIVFGPIFSSVPPWATGPALILVGCMMARQITEINWRYIGDTLPSFVVIAFVPFSYSVAYGIIAGMFLYTALNLMISLTVRISGGRIEPDNYDMKEYWTWKAPGRKPWFVRAFRNATYSAKDMQKSSPQTFDAHGGLDCEMLRVASSDGRKDDARVSVSVPVPALSRCSR; from the exons ATGAGAAACCACGCGGCAGATCTAGCCACAAGGTTCAACCGGAGTGTCGCAACCTCCTTCATTGGCCGGTTCTTCAGGCTACAAGGCAGTAGTCAC AGTAAGGAGATCGACGGGACGACATTCTTGAAAGAAGTTCGTGCTGGGGCGACGACCTTTGCTGCTATGACGTATATCATTGCTGTTAAT GCTTCGATTCTTTCGCAGACGGGTGGACCTTGTGTTTGTGATGAGACGAATAGGATTGATTGTGATAAGATTGATAGTTATGCGATATGTAAAGAGG AGGTGAGGCGAGATCTCGTCACGGCTACATCAGCCATCGCAGGACTGGCCAGTCTTGTCTTTGGTCTCTTCACCAACCTTCCAATAGCCCTCGC ACCTGGCATGGGCCTCAACGCCTACTTCGCCTTCCAAGTAGTAGGCTACAATGGCTCAGGCAGTATTCCCTACGGTGTCGCATTAACAGCAGTCTTCACTGAAGGTCTCATCTTTGTCTTCCTTGCACTGACGGGCATGCGACAATGGCTCGTCAAACTCATCCCGTCAACCATAAAATCTGCAACGGGAGCTGGTATTGGTCTCTTTCTTACAGAGATCGGCTTGTCTTATGGTTCGGGTATTGGTGCTATTACTGGGGGGTTTAACGCAACGCCTTTGGCGATTGCTGGATGTCCGGTTGATAGGATCAATCCGGATACTCAGATGTGTGAGGGCGGGATAATGACTAGTCCGAAG CTTTGGACTGCGATATGTGCTGGTGGTTTACTGACGGCGTATCTCATGGCTTTCCGGGTCAAATACGCTTTCATCATCGGCATAGCATTCGTCTCCATCCTCTCGTGGCC ACGAGACACTGCTGTCACATACTTCCCTCACACGCCAGAAGGGGAGTCTCGATTCCAGCTCTTCCGCAAAGTTGTATCTATCAACCCAATGAAGCATACCCTCAACGCTCTGGACTGGAACGTCGGCCAACACAGTACTCAATTCGCCCTCGCGCTCTTCACCTTTCTCTA TGTCGATATCATTGATGCAACAGCAACAATGTTCTCCATGGTCCGTTTCTGCGGCGTTGTCGACGATCGAGATGGAGACTTTCCCCGCTCAACACTCGCTTACTGCTGTGATGCAATCAGTATCTCTATCAGCGCTCTCTTTGGTTGTTCACCTGTTACAGCATTCATAGAGAGTGGCGCTGGTATTGCTGAGGGAGGACGCACGGGTCTTACAGGTATGACTACTGGTTTCCTATTTCTTTTGTCCATCGTGTTTGGGCCGATCTTCTCGTCTGTGCCGCCGTGGGCAACCGGACCTGCTCTGATTTTG GTCGGATGTATGATGGCCCGTCAGATCACTGAAATCAACTGGCGTTACATCGGCGACACACTCCCCTCAttcgtcgtcatcgcctTCGTCCCATTCTCATACAGCGTAGCTTACGGCATCATCGC CGGCATGTTTCTCTACACAGCTCTAAATCTCATGATTTCTCTCACCGTCCGCATCTCGGGCGGCAGAATTGAGCCAGATAACTACGACATGAAAGAATACTGGACTTGGAAAGCGCCCGGAAGGAAGCCCTGGTTTGTACGAGCTTTTAGAAACGCTACTTACTCAGCAAAGGATATGCAGAAGTCTAGCCCTCAAACTTTTGATGCCCATGGTGGCTTGGACTGTGAGATGTTGAGGGTTGCGTCGTCGGATGGAAGGAAGGATGATGCGCGCGTGTCGGTTTCTGTACCTGTGCCTGCGCTTTCTAGATGCTCTCGTTGA
- a CDS encoding ATPase, which translates to MVAQPPDIEMELNQRSNTPANESNSSTVGSEHDNDNRRRSVMDDQMSHLVRRYTSQSHSPSILVPSKPDGPLDPNSEKFDARKWARAYYNLRSDLSGDAPPRTSSIAFRGLSVHGYGTPTDFQKTIGNVFLEGITMFKRLLGQKQQRIDILHNLEGVVQPGEMLAVLGPPGSGCSTLLKLIAGDTHGLHVSQQANINYQGITPKEMKTAFRGEAIYTAEIDAHFPHMTVGDTLYFAARARCPRTIPSNTTRREYAEHLRDVTMTMFGIQHTKDTRVGDDFIRGVSGGERKRVTIAEAALSHSPLQCWDNSTRGLDSANALEFCRTLRIQADILDSTACVSLYQASQDAYNVFDKVIVLYDGRQIFFGRTDQAKTYFENLGFICPEQQTTADFLTSMTSHQERIIRPGWEGKTPRSADEFAAAWKDSEARRLLNNEIDQYMETYQFHGEHYEKFLTSRRQDQASSQRNHSPFTISYTDQTMLTLWRSWLLLKGDPSTSITMLVTNVCNALIIGSIFYNLPSDSNSISRRGVLLFFLVLTNAFASILEIMTLYAKRKIVEKHARYALYHPSAESLSAMICDLPYKIVNCLLSNITLYFMTNLRREPGPFFFFLLNMFFITLTMSMMFRLLGSLTKTIAQSLAPASVILLVIMLYTGFAIKVQNMQVWLAWLRWLNPAHYAFESMMVNEFVGRTFDCVMFVPSGTGYEGVGSEQRVCSVAGAEPGADIVSGTAYLKTSYGYINAHKWRNFGIMIVFMIFFMALHLIATELIASERSKGEVLVFTRKAMRQGKTPSKQDVESQAPKESTPISKENGSPASFQSQKSVFHWSNVCYTVKVKDEDRRILDNVDGWVKPGTLTALMGVSGAGKTTLLDVLASRVTMGVISGSMLIDGHPRDLSFQRKTGYVTQQDLHLHTSTVREALTFSALLRQPDTYSAEDKVEYVDTVIDLLDMQEYSDAIIGVPGQGLNVEQRKRLTIGVELAARPQLLLFLDEPTSGLDSQTSWSICNLMEKLTQNGQAILCTIHQPSAMLFQRFDRLLLLAKGGKTVYFGDIGKNSHVLVDYFVRNGGPQLPSGANPAEYMLEVIGAAPGAHTSVDWPNVWRESPEYQQVQAELQRLGSSTTSPPTENTSSSYSEFAAPFSLQLKEVLRRVFQQYWRSTSYIYSKAFLSIGAALFIGLSFLNVSNTQSGLQNQMFGVFIFLTVFSQLVDQTLPIFVSQRSMYEARERPAKSYSWKAFFGANIIVEMFWNTVMAIFSFLLWYFPMGLYRNARETGAEHSRATLVFLFIWLFFVFTTSFTFLIIAGIDSYEVAGGIVGLLTIIMFAFNGVLAGPGTMPGFWIFMYRVNPFTYFVEGFLGTAVARASARCASNELLTFKPPNGSTCGDYMQDYISSADGFLVDAGSTTESYVYLLEVGDVLFNQPVTRYVPELADISARPRNKSASALQYVDWDVTIPWIHGPTA; encoded by the exons ATGGTCGCTCAGCCGCCAGATATTGAGATGGAACTCAATCAGCGTTCCAACACTCCAGCAAATGAGTCTAACTCGTCCACCGTTGGTTCCGAGCACGACAATGACAACAGGAGACGATCCGTCATGGATGATCAAATGTCCCACCTGGTTAGGCGGTACACTTCGCAATCCCATTCTCCGAGTATCTTGGTCCCGAGCAAGCCAGACGGACCCCTTGATCCCAATAGCGAAAAGTTCGACGCAAGAAAATGGGCCAGGGCATACTACAATCTGCGAAGCGATCTGAGTGGTGATGCTCCCCCTCGAACCAGCAGCATCGCATTCCGCGGCTTGAGCGTTCACGGTTATGGCACGCCCACCGACTTCCAGAAAACCATCGGAAATGTGTTTCTCGAGGGTATCACCATGTTCAAGCGACTGCTAGGACAGAAGCAACAACGCATCGACATCCTTCACAACCTGGAAGGAGTTGTGCAGCCGGGAGAGATGCTAGCCGTCCTAGGTCCGCCAGGTTCAGGCTGCTCTACACTGCTGAAGCTCATCGCCGGTGATACCCATGGTCTTCATGTCAGCCAACAGGCGAACATCAACTACCAGGGCATCACCCCCAAGGAGATGAAGACTGCTTTCAGGGGGGAAGCTATCTACACGGCCGAGATTGATGCTCATTTTCCCCACATGACCGTTGGGGATACCCTCTACTTCGCCGCCCGAGCCCGCTGCCCGAGGACTATTCCTTCCAATACGACTCGCCGCGAGTATGCTGAGCACCTTCGAGATGTCACAATGACTATGTTCGGAATCCAGCACACAAAGGACACaagagttggtgatgatttcATCCGAGGAGTTAGTGGTGGCGAAAGAAAGCGAGTCACTATCGCAGAAGCTGCCCTTAGTCATTCACCTCTTCAGTGTTGGGACAATAGCACACGAGGACTTGATAGTGCTAATGCGTTAGAATTTTGCCGCACGCTGCGAATTCAAGCCGACATCTTGGACAGCACAGCTTGCGTCTCGCTTTATCAAGCCTCGCAGGATGCATACAAC GTCTTTGACAAGGTCATCGTCTTGTATGATGGCCGTCAGATCTTCTTTGGTAGAACTGATCAAGCCAAAACATACTTTGAGAACCTCGGATTCATTTGCCCTGAGCAACAGACAACTGCAGACTTCCTTACCTCGATGACAAGCCACCAGGAGCGTATCATTCGCCCAGGCTGGGAAGGAAAGACTCCTCGAAGTGCTGACGAGTTTGCGGCAGCTTGGAAGGACAGCGAAGCCCGCCGTCTCTTGAACAATGAGATCGATCAGTATATGGAAACCTACCAGTTTCACGGCGAGCATTACGAGAAATTCCTGACTTCGCgacgtcaagatcaagccTCTTCTCAACGGAACCACTCGCCTTTCACGATCTCATACACGGATCAGACGATGTTGACGCTCTGGCGCAGCTGGCTCTTGCTCAAAGGCGATCCTAGCACATCCATCACCATGCTTGTCACAAACGTCTGTAAcgctctcatcatcggcagCATTTTCTACAACCTACCTTCTGATTCCAACAGTATATCTCGCAGAGGTGtcctccttttcttccttgtTCTCACCAACGCCTTCGCAAGCATTCTGGAGATTATGACCCTGTATGCTAAACGCAAGATTGTGGAAAAACACGCTCGGTATGCTCTATACCACCCTAGCGCTGAGAGTCTGTCCGCCATGATATGCGATTTGCCATATAAGATCGTCAATTGCCTCCTGAGTAATATTACGCTGTATTTCATGACGAATCTGCGACGCGAGCCGGGCccctttttcttctttctcctcaaCATGTTCTTCATCACTCTGACCATGTCGATGATGTTTCGGCTACTCGGATCCCTTACAAAGACGATTGCACAATCTCTTGCGCCTGCTTCTGTTATCCTTCTGGTCATCATGCTGTACACCGGTTTCGCTATCAAGGTGCAAAACATGCAGGTttggcttgcttggctgAGGTGGCTTAATCCTGCTCACTATGCGTTTGAGTCGATGATGGTGAATGAATTCGTGGGCCGCACATTCGATTGTGTTATGTTCGTTCCATCAGGCACTGGATACGAAGGCGTTGGCTCGGAACAGCGCGTCTGTTCTGTTGCAGGTGCAGAACCTGGTGCCGATATTGTTTCTGGAACGGCATACCTGAAAACTTCATACGGCTATATCAACGCGCACAAATGGAGGAACTTTGGCATCATGATCGTATTCATGATTTTCTTCATggctcttcatctcatcgcCACCGAGTTAATTGCCTCAGAGAGATCGAAAGGCGAGGTGTTGGTGTTCACCCGGAAGGCCATGCGCCAGGGTAAGACGCCATCTAAACAAGACGTCGAGTCCCAGGCCCCGAAGGAAAGCACGCCCATCTCAAAGGAGAACGGCAGTCCGGCATCTTTCCAGTCCCAGAAGTCAGTCTTTCACTGGTCAAACGTGTGCTATACCGTGAAAGTGAAGGACGAAGATCGACGCATCCTCGATAATGTTGATGGGTGGGTGAAGCCCGGAACATTGACTGCTCTTATG GGTGTATCTGGCGCTGGCAAGACGACACTCCTTGATGTGCTAGCAAGCAGGGTCACGATGGGTGTTATCTCAGGTTCCATGCTTATCGACGGGCACCCCCGTGACCTTTCTTTCCAGCGCAAAACCGGCTATGTGACACAACAAGACTTGCATCTTCATACCTCTACAGTCCGAGAAGCATTAACGTTTAGTGCTCTACTCCGCCAGCCTGATACTTATAGTGCCGAGGATAAGGTTGAGTACGTCGATACCGTCATTGACCTCCTTGATATGCAAGAATACTCAGATGCTATCATTGGTGTCCCTGGACAGGGCCTCAATGTGGAGCAGCGCAAGAGGCTGACCATAGGGGTTGAACTCGCTGCTCGTCCTCAACTCTTACTCTTCCTCGACGAGCCGACTTCAGGTCTTGATAGTCAGACTTCCTGGTCCATCTGCAACCTGATGGAAAAGCTTACTCAGAACGGTCAAGCGATTCTCTGTACGATCCACCAGCCATCAGCCATGTTGTTCCAACGCTTCGACCGTTTGTTATTGCTGGCCAAGGGAGGCAAGACTGTATACTTCGGAGATATTGGCAAAAATTCTCACGTTCTTGTTGATTATTTCGTTCGAAACGGCGGTCCACAGCTACCCTCTGGCGCCAACCCAGCTGAATATATGCTGGAAGTCATTGGCGCTGCCCCTGGAGCTCACACAAGCGTCGATTGGCCCAACGTCTGGCGTGAATCGCCCGAATACCAGCAAGTACAGGCCGAACTCCAGCGCCTTGGTTCTTCCACAACATCTCCGCCGACCGAGAACACCTCATCTAGCTACTCCGAGTTTGCTGCACCTTTCTCCTTGCAGCTCAAGGAGGTTCTCCGACGAGTCTTTCAGCAATATTGGCGGAGTACCTCTTACATCTACTCCAAGGCTTTCCTTTCTATCGGCGCG GCTCTGTTCATTGGTCTCTCGTTCTTGAACGTGAGCAACACTCAAAGCGGATTACAGAACCAGATGTTCGGTGTCTTTATCTTCCTTACCGTTTTCAGTCAACTCGTCGACCAAACTTTGCCAATTTTTGTTTCTCAGCGCAGCATGTATGAAGCCCGCGAACGTCCTGCGAAATCCTACTCTTGGAAAGCTTTCTTCGGGGCCAATATCATCGTTGAAATGTTCTGGAACACG GTCATGGCGATATTTAGTTTTCTTCTCTGGTACTTCCCAATGGGTCTTTATCGCAATGCTCGCGAAACCGGCGCAGAACACTCCCGTGCCACGCTagtctttctcttcatctggctcttctttgtctttacCACCAGCTTTACATTTCTCATCATTGCTGGTATCGACAGTTACGAAGTTGCGGGTGGTATTGTTGGGCTTCTGACTATTATCATGTTTGCATTTAATGG TGTTCTTGCCGGACCTGGAACCATGCCTGGCTTCTGGATTTTCATGTATCGCGTCAACCCTTTCACGTATTTTGTCGAAGGCTTCCTTGGGACAGCCGTCGCAAGGGCTTCGGCTCGGTGTGCTTCCAACGAACTCTTGACCTTCAAGCCTCCCAACGGTTCGACCTGCGGAGACTACATGCAGGACTACATCTCCTCCGCCGACGGTTTCCTTGTCGATGCCGGGTCTACCACTGAGT CTTATGTCTATCTacttgaggttggagatgTGTTGTTCAACCAGCCAGTCACGCGTTATGTACCTGAGCTGGCAGATATTTctgcaaggccaaggaaCAAGTCAGCCTCTGCTCTTCAATATGTGGACTGGGACGTGACAATACCATGGATACATGGACCAACTGCTTAG
- a CDS encoding MFS transporter, AGZA family, xanthine/uracil permease produces the protein MRNHAADLATRFNRSVATSFIGRFFRLQGSSHSKEIDGTTFLKEVRAGATTFAAMTYIIAVNASILSQTGGPCVCDETNRIDCDKIDSYAICKEEVRRDLVTATSAIAGLASLVFGLFTNLPIALAPGMGLNAYFAFQVVGYNGSGSIPYGVALTAVFTEGLIFVFLALTGMRQWLVKLIPSTIKSATGAGIGLFLTEIGLSYGSGIGAITGGFNATPLAIAGCPVDRINPDTQMCEGGIMTSPKLWTAICAGGLLTAYLMAFRVKYAFIIGIAFVSILSWPRDTAVTYFPHTPEGESRFQLFRKVVSINPMKHTLNALDWNVGQHSTQFALALFTFLYVDIIDATATMFSMVRFCGVVDDRDGDFPRSTLAYCCDAISISISALFGCSPVTAFIESGAGIAEGGRTGLTGMTTGFLFLLSIVFGPIFSSVPPWATGPALILVGCMMARQITEINWRYIGDTLPSFVVIAFVPFSYSVAYGIIA, from the exons ATGAGAAACCACGCGGCAGATCTAGCCACAAGGTTCAACCGGAGTGTCGCAACCTCCTTCATTGGCCGGTTCTTCAGGCTACAAGGCAGTAGTCAC AGTAAGGAGATCGACGGGACGACATTCTTGAAAGAAGTTCGTGCTGGGGCGACGACCTTTGCTGCTATGACGTATATCATTGCTGTTAAT GCTTCGATTCTTTCGCAGACGGGTGGACCTTGTGTTTGTGATGAGACGAATAGGATTGATTGTGATAAGATTGATAGTTATGCGATATGTAAAGAGG AGGTGAGGCGAGATCTCGTCACGGCTACATCAGCCATCGCAGGACTGGCCAGTCTTGTCTTTGGTCTCTTCACCAACCTTCCAATAGCCCTCGC ACCTGGCATGGGCCTCAACGCCTACTTCGCCTTCCAAGTAGTAGGCTACAATGGCTCAGGCAGTATTCCCTACGGTGTCGCATTAACAGCAGTCTTCACTGAAGGTCTCATCTTTGTCTTCCTTGCACTGACGGGCATGCGACAATGGCTCGTCAAACTCATCCCGTCAACCATAAAATCTGCAACGGGAGCTGGTATTGGTCTCTTTCTTACAGAGATCGGCTTGTCTTATGGTTCGGGTATTGGTGCTATTACTGGGGGGTTTAACGCAACGCCTTTGGCGATTGCTGGATGTCCGGTTGATAGGATCAATCCGGATACTCAGATGTGTGAGGGCGGGATAATGACTAGTCCGAAG CTTTGGACTGCGATATGTGCTGGTGGTTTACTGACGGCGTATCTCATGGCTTTCCGGGTCAAATACGCTTTCATCATCGGCATAGCATTCGTCTCCATCCTCTCGTGGCC ACGAGACACTGCTGTCACATACTTCCCTCACACGCCAGAAGGGGAGTCTCGATTCCAGCTCTTCCGCAAAGTTGTATCTATCAACCCAATGAAGCATACCCTCAACGCTCTGGACTGGAACGTCGGCCAACACAGTACTCAATTCGCCCTCGCGCTCTTCACCTTTCTCTA TGTCGATATCATTGATGCAACAGCAACAATGTTCTCCATGGTCCGTTTCTGCGGCGTTGTCGACGATCGAGATGGAGACTTTCCCCGCTCAACACTCGCTTACTGCTGTGATGCAATCAGTATCTCTATCAGCGCTCTCTTTGGTTGTTCACCTGTTACAGCATTCATAGAGAGTGGCGCTGGTATTGCTGAGGGAGGACGCACGGGTCTTACAGGTATGACTACTGGTTTCCTATTTCTTTTGTCCATCGTGTTTGGGCCGATCTTCTCGTCTGTGCCGCCGTGGGCAACCGGACCTGCTCTGATTTTG GTCGGATGTATGATGGCCCGTCAGATCACTGAAATCAACTGGCGTTACATCGGCGACACACTCCCCTCAttcgtcgtcatcgcctTCGTCCCATTCTCATACAGCGTAGCTTACGGCATCATCGCGTAA